The Trichoderma breve strain T069 chromosome 2, whole genome shotgun sequence DNA segment GCACCATCCGAAACGCTCTCGGCGGCACCGTCTTCCGCGAGCCCATCGTCATCCCCCGCGTCCCCCGTCTCGTCCCCGGCTGGAAGcagcccatcatcatcggccgtCACGCCTTTGGCGACCAGTACCGCGCCAAGGACCGAGTCATCCCCGGCCCGGGCAAGCTGAGCATGGTCTTCACCCCCGAGGGCGGCAAGcccgaggagattgaggTCTTCCAGTTCAAGGAGGGCGGCGGTGTTTCCCAGACTCAGTACAACACTGACGAATCCATCACCGGTTTCGCTCACGCCTCGTTCAAGCTGGCCTTGGACAAGAAGTTGCCCCTGTACATGAGCACCAAGAACACCATCCTCAAGAAGTACGACGGCCGCTTCAAGGACATCTTCCAGGAGATTTACGACACCAAGTACAAGTCCGAGTTCGAGGCCAAGGGCATCTGGTACGAGCACCGTCTGATTGACGACATGGTCGCCCAGATGATCAAGAGCTCTGGCGGCTACATCATGGCTCTCAAGAGTAAGCATTCTCCCTCTTTCTATCCCCCTTGATTCCAAAAATGGGCAAAATGACTGACTTTTGCAGACTACGACGGCGACGTCCAGTCCGACATTGTCGCCCAGGGCTTCGGCTCCCTCGGCCTCATGACCTCGGTCCTCATCACCCCCGACGGCAAGACCTTCGAGTCCGAGGCCGCCCACGGCACCGTCACCCGCCACTACCGCGAGCACCAAAAGGGCCGCGAGACCTCCACCAACCCCATCGCCTCCATCTTCGCCTGGACCCGCGGCCTCGTCCAGCGCGGCAAGCTCGACAACACCCCCGAGCTCGTCGCTTTCGCCGAGAGCCTCGAGAAGGCTTGTGTTGACactgttgatgttgacggCATCATGACCAAGGATCTCGCCCTGGCGTGCGGCAAGACTGGTCGTGAGGACTATGTTACTACGAATGAGTACATGGATGCCGTTGAGAGGAGGCTCAAGTCTATGCTTGGCGCTAAGCTGTAAATTGGGATTTTGATATCTCGGTTTACTAAGACGATGAGCGTGATTTGacacaaagaagaaaaaagcacaCAATAACCGAATCTCTGCTAGGATagagagaggagggaaaaaacaacaagggagatgatgtttAAAAGAGGGGACGAAATGAGCGCAATTGTATACCACTATGTATCAAGTATTTCTATAGAGATGTCATGTACATAGAATTGTTTTGTTCAAAGACCATTTGTTGAGTTGTCTAGAAATGAAACACAgcgttgaagaagcaaaaaaaaaaaggcattCAGTCCGACAGGTCCAACATTATCGTCTCAGTTTTCGTGTGTATAAGCTACAGTCATCACTTTACTTCATATCaggattgattgattcctCGTGGTTTCAATTTCTGTTTTTTGCTAGAGTACATCTATTATTACCAACACATCCGAGTTTTTTagggaataaaaaagaagaaaaaagaaaaaagaaagcggcATGAAGAATTACACGTAAAGTAAAAAACATCCGACAGTTCCCCTCTGAAGAGGGCATCCAAACACATCCGCCTCCCGCCTGAAGCCCGAGGTTTTCATTAGCCTTGTTggctcctctctcttcttgtgaGTCTGGCAAATGCAAAGGTTAGTTCTTCTTAGGAAGAAAAACCAA contains these protein-coding regions:
- a CDS encoding isocitrate/isopropylmalate dehydrogenase domain-containing protein produces the protein MSAAPRLLASLSRRAALRPLQPLRPLRPSFGAVQTLSMAARTMATASKIKVQNPVVELDGDEMTRIIWQSIKDRFIYPYLDIDLKYYDLGLEYRDETNDQVTLDAAEAIKKYSVGVKCATITPDEARVKEFNLKQMWLSPNGTIRNALGGTVFREPIVIPRVPRLVPGWKQPIIIGRHAFGDQYRAKDRVIPGPGKLSMVFTPEGGKPEEIEVFQFKEGGGVSQTQYNTDESITGFAHASFKLALDKKLPLYMSTKNTILKKYDGRFKDIFQEIYDTKYKSEFEAKGIWYEHRLIDDMVAQMIKSSGGYIMALKNYDGDVQSDIVAQGFGSLGLMTSVLITPDGKTFESEAAHGTVTRHYREHQKGRETSTNPIASIFAWTRGLVQRGKLDNTPELVAFAESLEKACVDTVDVDGIMTKDLALACGKTGREDYVTTNEYMDAVERRLKSMLGAKL